From Pandoraea vervacti, the proteins below share one genomic window:
- a CDS encoding cation:proton antiporter translates to MTSELSLFPGWPPAPDPVFFAGLALVFAGLAGEICFRRLRLPRITGYAVVGLVGGTLGLSSMLDAQTSAAIRLLIDLALGLLLFELGSRLNLKWMRSNPWIIVTSALEALLTFVAVYAVLRVFSVSPLTAVLIASISMATSPAVVIQLKNELRAEGQVTERLLALAALNSVYAVVAVKLVYGWMHQAYHSSFWVVLFHPLYLLIGSIVLAFVLAKACNLVFRKFGSQDHHAFVMLIGLIMLMVALVHMLKLPNSLTLLLAGIIFRNLDERPQLWPAYFGTAGWLLAVVLFVLTSLAFQWEYLVLGGLAALAIIVVRGAAKVVGTVAVAHQAGISYKQAIALGLSLCPMASLAFVLVADTYDIYPQFDPMLKAVVMCTIALLQLAAPLVVYWALALVGERKD, encoded by the coding sequence ATGACGTCGGAACTGTCCCTTTTCCCGGGCTGGCCGCCGGCACCCGACCCCGTTTTCTTCGCCGGGCTGGCATTGGTATTTGCCGGACTCGCCGGGGAAATCTGTTTCCGGAGACTGCGCCTGCCGCGCATCACCGGTTACGCCGTGGTCGGGCTGGTCGGTGGCACCCTGGGTCTTTCATCCATGCTGGACGCGCAGACAAGCGCGGCTATCCGGCTGCTGATCGACCTGGCGCTGGGCCTGCTGCTGTTTGAACTCGGCAGTCGTCTCAACCTGAAATGGATGCGATCCAATCCATGGATCATCGTCACCAGTGCGCTGGAAGCCTTGCTCACCTTCGTCGCGGTCTACGCGGTGCTGCGAGTCTTTAGCGTATCGCCGCTCACGGCGGTCCTCATCGCATCCATCAGCATGGCCACATCGCCAGCAGTGGTCATCCAGCTAAAGAACGAGTTGCGGGCCGAAGGCCAGGTGACGGAACGTCTGCTGGCCCTGGCGGCGCTCAACAGCGTGTACGCGGTCGTCGCGGTCAAGCTTGTGTACGGCTGGATGCACCAGGCGTACCACTCCAGTTTCTGGGTCGTGCTGTTCCATCCGCTCTATCTGCTGATCGGGTCGATCGTGCTGGCGTTCGTGCTGGCCAAAGCCTGCAATCTGGTCTTCCGAAAGTTCGGCAGTCAGGACCACCATGCCTTCGTCATGCTCATCGGTCTGATCATGCTCATGGTCGCCCTGGTGCACATGCTCAAATTGCCGAACTCGCTCACGTTGCTGCTCGCCGGGATCATTTTCCGGAATCTGGATGAGCGCCCGCAGTTGTGGCCCGCGTACTTCGGCACGGCCGGCTGGCTGCTGGCAGTGGTGCTGTTCGTGCTGACCTCGCTGGCATTCCAGTGGGAATACCTCGTGCTCGGCGGATTGGCGGCGCTGGCGATCATCGTCGTTCGGGGCGCCGCCAAGGTGGTTGGCACGGTGGCCGTCGCGCACCAGGCCGGTATCAGTTACAAGCAGGCCATCGCGCTCGGATTGTCGTTGTGCCCGATGGCCAGTCTCGCGTTCGTACTCGTTGCCGATACGTACGACATCTACCCGCAGTTCGATCCGATGCTCAAGGCAGTGGTGATGTGCACCATTGCCTTGCTGCAACTGGCGGCGCCGCTGGTGGTCTATTGGGCATTGGCCCTTGTCGGTGAACGGAAGGATTAA
- the phhA gene encoding phenylalanine 4-monooxygenase, translating into MSLTAMLQEQFEAGLATRPDFTIDQPVEQYGAVDHAVWQQLYERQTAMLPGRVCDAFMDGIRALDMDARRVPEFDRLNEKLIAATGWQVVAVPGLVPDHVFFDHLANRRFPATWWMRRPDQLDYLQEPDLFHDVFGHVPLLANPVFADFMQAYGKAGTLAQSLGALPLLARLYWYTVEFGLMRDGNGLRIYGAGIVSSRGETEFSLTSHEPNRVGFSLERVLRTQYRIDTFQQTYFVIDDFAQLFDAMLADLPSLFRTFAEQPSFEANARRPEDTEILLAA; encoded by the coding sequence ATGTCCCTTACTGCCATGCTCCAGGAGCAATTCGAAGCGGGTCTCGCGACCCGCCCCGACTTCACCATCGATCAACCCGTCGAGCAATACGGCGCGGTGGATCACGCGGTGTGGCAGCAGCTCTACGAACGTCAGACGGCCATGTTGCCGGGCCGCGTGTGCGATGCCTTCATGGATGGCATCCGCGCTCTCGACATGGACGCTCGTCGCGTGCCGGAGTTCGATCGCCTGAACGAAAAACTGATCGCGGCGACCGGTTGGCAAGTCGTGGCGGTGCCCGGTCTCGTGCCGGACCACGTGTTCTTCGATCACCTCGCCAATCGACGCTTTCCCGCCACATGGTGGATGCGTCGCCCGGACCAGCTCGACTACCTTCAGGAACCCGACCTTTTCCATGACGTGTTCGGTCATGTGCCGTTGCTCGCCAATCCGGTGTTCGCCGACTTCATGCAAGCTTACGGGAAAGCCGGTACGCTCGCGCAATCGCTCGGCGCGTTGCCGCTACTCGCTCGCCTGTACTGGTACACCGTCGAATTCGGTTTGATGCGTGATGGCAACGGACTGCGCATCTACGGTGCGGGCATTGTGTCCAGTCGGGGAGAGACGGAGTTCTCGCTGACCTCGCACGAGCCCAACCGCGTCGGGTTCTCGCTGGAGCGCGTGTTACGCACGCAATACCGCATCGACACCTTTCAGCAGACGTACTTCGTGATCGACGACTTCGCACAGTTGTTCGATGCCATGCTCGCGGATCTTCCGAGCCTGTTCAGGACGTTCGCCGAGCAGCCCTCGTTCGAGGCCAACGCACGTCGTCCCGAAGACACGGAAATTCTGCTGGCGGCATGA
- a CDS encoding MarR family winged helix-turn-helix transcriptional regulator has translation MATPTPLDEPLSKRVTAGLLRMGTALRSHAWEGAALSGLTPTQGEILTLLLMRGVPMRLGEIAEDAALTSATVSEAVSTLESKGLVEKRRDANDGRALALRLTAKGRTSAKRASQWASFVTTAADLLSEKDRAQLYRMLVKLISTMESRGDVPQQRMCLTCEHFETAARGKGTYHCNYFNTTYDDSRLALDCNAHVEADIATRNKVWKLYSKT, from the coding sequence ATGGCTACCCCGACCCCACTTGATGAACCGCTCTCCAAGCGCGTAACGGCAGGCTTGTTGCGCATGGGAACCGCGTTACGGAGCCACGCCTGGGAAGGCGCGGCGCTGTCTGGATTGACGCCGACGCAGGGTGAAATTCTTACGCTCCTGCTCATGCGCGGTGTGCCGATGCGACTGGGCGAGATTGCGGAGGATGCCGCCCTGACATCGGCCACGGTCAGTGAGGCCGTGAGTACGCTCGAAAGCAAGGGGCTTGTCGAAAAGCGGCGTGACGCCAACGATGGTCGTGCGCTGGCCCTGCGACTTACCGCGAAGGGACGCACGTCGGCCAAGCGGGCATCGCAATGGGCGAGCTTCGTGACGACGGCTGCCGATCTGCTGAGCGAAAAGGACCGGGCACAGCTGTACCGCATGCTCGTCAAGCTCATCTCGACAATGGAGAGCCGGGGCGATGTGCCGCAGCAGCGCATGTGCCTGACGTGCGAACATTTCGAGACGGCTGCCCGCGGCAAGGGCACCTACCACTGCAACTACTTCAATACGACCTACGACGATTCGCGACTGGCGCTCGACTGCAATGCGCATGTCGAGGCGGATATTGCGACGCGTAACAAGGTCTGGAAGCTGTACAGCAAGACCTGA
- a CDS encoding YbdK family carboxylate-amine ligase, whose product MSLEEFIPSKPCTFGVELEMQIVNRHDYDLTKAAADVMRLVAKETHPGDIKPEMTESMIELSTDICHHHSDALTQLRRVRDVLVAASEQLNVGLCGGGTHAFQRWSERTIYDSPRFHFLSELYGYLAKQFTVFGQHVHIGCPDPDSALYLLHAMSRYIPHFIALSASSPYVQGVDTGFHSARLNSVFAFPLSGRAPFVLKWSDFEAYFDKMVKTGVVESMKDFYWDIRPKPGFGTIEVRVMDTPLSVDRAAAIACYIQSLAHYLLNERPFELSEDDYLVYTFNRFEACRFGLEGAYVDPQTGERSMLGDHIAKTLDLIKPHAVKLEAEAACEDIRQLVSSGKNDAVWLREVHADAKSLNEMVRQQCLRWAT is encoded by the coding sequence ATGTCACTTGAAGAATTCATTCCCTCGAAGCCTTGCACCTTTGGGGTGGAGCTGGAAATGCAGATCGTCAATCGCCACGATTACGATCTGACCAAGGCGGCCGCCGACGTCATGCGGCTTGTCGCCAAGGAAACGCACCCGGGCGATATCAAGCCGGAGATGACCGAAAGCATGATCGAGCTTTCGACCGATATCTGCCATCACCATAGCGACGCGCTCACGCAATTGCGTCGGGTGCGCGACGTGCTGGTGGCCGCGAGCGAGCAGCTTAACGTCGGGCTGTGTGGCGGCGGCACGCACGCTTTCCAGCGCTGGAGCGAGCGAACCATTTACGACTCGCCGCGCTTTCACTTCCTGTCCGAACTTTATGGCTACCTGGCCAAGCAGTTCACGGTTTTCGGACAGCACGTCCATATCGGGTGTCCGGATCCGGACAGCGCGTTGTACCTCCTGCACGCAATGTCGCGCTATATCCCTCATTTCATCGCGCTGTCGGCCTCGTCGCCGTACGTGCAGGGGGTGGACACCGGGTTCCACTCGGCCCGTCTGAACTCCGTTTTCGCGTTCCCGCTGTCGGGCCGTGCCCCGTTCGTACTGAAGTGGTCGGACTTCGAAGCCTACTTCGACAAGATGGTAAAGACCGGCGTCGTGGAAAGCATGAAGGACTTCTACTGGGACATTCGTCCTAAACCGGGTTTTGGGACGATCGAGGTGCGGGTGATGGATACCCCCTTGTCCGTTGACCGCGCGGCCGCCATCGCCTGTTACATCCAGTCTCTGGCCCACTATCTGCTCAACGAGCGTCCGTTCGAGCTCAGCGAGGACGATTATCTGGTTTATACGTTCAACCGCTTCGAGGCCTGCCGTTTCGGCCTTGAAGGGGCTTACGTGGATCCTCAGACGGGTGAGCGCTCGATGTTGGGCGATCACATCGCCAAGACCCTGGACCTGATCAAACCGCACGCGGTGAAGCTCGAGGCCGAAGCCGCCTGCGAAGACATTCGCCAACTTGTCTCGTCGGGCAAGAACGACGCCGTGTGGCTGCGCGAGGTGCATGCCGATGCGAAGTCGCTTAACGAAATGGTTCGTCAGCAATGTCTGCGCTGGGCGACGTGA
- the mnmC gene encoding bifunctional tRNA (5-methylaminomethyl-2-thiouridine)(34)-methyltransferase MnmD/FAD-dependent 5-carboxymethylaminomethyl-2-thiouridine(34) oxidoreductase MnmC: MNRRAGMGPRAPFQPITPAQPSTTQDGTPYSEAFEDVYHSVGGPLGQARHVFLGGNGLPERWRGREQFVIVETGFGLGLNFLATWAAWRDDPHRPARLHFVSVEKYPFRPQDLRRMLEPMLVQPGMSELAPMVQRLCDVWPAPVAGWHRLELAPGVVLSVGFGDALDLLSLLRAGADAFYLDGFSPARNPDIWTPEIFKALGRLARDGATLATYTAVGQIRRDLIASGFQVARHHGYGPKRSMLAGPYAPPYRMRRYDPPDPPVAPSPRAGEAIVVGAGMAGAAMARCLVARGWRVRLFERAQAPGSAASGNPAGVFHPQLSADDNVLSRLTRAGFLYALSQWRTLPGGLPGRADGLLQVATSDDEALALQHLLDTHAYPESYAKWVDVAQASALAGETLAHGGVWYPEGGWLAPAMLCRAELVAAGASLDARYGVNVERLARREAGRWTALDETGRVLAEADVAIVTAADVSQKLLSPYLSSEFVPLKRVRGQLTFLPPDALPGLRVPVCGEGYVAPSPLGGAGPITGATYGFDDPSPEVRLADHQANLRRLAALLPAHAEAFGDNGLANERAAEALGGRTAFRALLPDRLPMAGQLPDMDAIEPQRRRLTGGHLRDLPRLDGLYASFAFGSRGLVFASLCAELVASQITGEPWPIGSDLADAIDPARYLMHALRKA, translated from the coding sequence ATGAACCGTCGTGCGGGCATGGGGCCCCGAGCCCCGTTTCAGCCGATCACCCCGGCGCAGCCGTCGACCACGCAAGACGGCACGCCGTATTCGGAAGCGTTCGAGGACGTCTATCACAGTGTGGGCGGCCCGCTCGGTCAGGCGCGTCACGTCTTCCTCGGCGGCAACGGATTACCTGAGCGCTGGCGCGGTCGCGAGCAATTCGTCATCGTCGAGACGGGTTTCGGTCTGGGCCTGAATTTCCTCGCCACATGGGCCGCCTGGCGCGACGATCCGCACCGGCCCGCACGACTGCATTTCGTGTCGGTGGAGAAGTATCCCTTCCGTCCCCAGGATCTGCGGCGCATGCTCGAACCGATGCTCGTGCAACCCGGCATGTCCGAGCTCGCGCCGATGGTGCAACGGTTGTGCGACGTGTGGCCGGCGCCCGTGGCTGGCTGGCATCGGCTCGAACTCGCCCCCGGCGTGGTGCTGAGTGTGGGGTTCGGCGACGCGCTGGATCTGCTGTCGCTGCTGCGTGCCGGCGCGGACGCCTTCTACCTCGACGGCTTCTCGCCAGCCAGGAATCCGGATATCTGGACGCCGGAAATCTTCAAGGCGCTCGGACGACTGGCACGTGACGGCGCAACGCTGGCAACGTACACAGCCGTGGGGCAGATTCGACGTGACCTGATCGCCTCCGGATTTCAGGTCGCTCGCCATCACGGCTACGGCCCGAAGCGCTCTATGCTGGCCGGTCCTTACGCGCCGCCGTACCGCATGCGGCGCTATGACCCGCCTGACCCGCCTGTCGCGCCGTCGCCACGGGCGGGCGAGGCGATCGTGGTGGGGGCGGGTATGGCCGGGGCGGCCATGGCGCGATGCCTGGTGGCGCGCGGATGGCGCGTGCGTCTGTTCGAACGGGCCCAGGCGCCGGGTTCGGCGGCCTCGGGCAATCCCGCCGGCGTCTTCCATCCGCAACTCTCCGCCGACGACAACGTATTGTCGCGCCTCACGCGTGCCGGCTTCCTGTATGCGCTCTCGCAGTGGCGCACCCTGCCGGGCGGCTTGCCCGGACGGGCAGACGGTCTGCTTCAGGTCGCGACGTCCGACGACGAAGCCCTCGCCTTGCAACATCTGCTGGATACGCACGCGTATCCGGAGTCGTATGCGAAGTGGGTGGACGTGGCGCAGGCCTCTGCGCTCGCTGGCGAAACGCTGGCCCATGGCGGGGTCTGGTACCCGGAGGGCGGATGGCTCGCACCCGCGATGTTGTGCCGCGCGGAACTGGTCGCGGCGGGTGCCTCGCTGGACGCGCGTTACGGCGTGAATGTCGAGCGCCTCGCACGTCGCGAAGCGGGTCGCTGGACCGCGCTCGACGAGACGGGGCGGGTGCTGGCGGAAGCCGACGTCGCCATCGTCACCGCCGCCGACGTCTCGCAAAAGCTGCTCTCACCTTATCTCTCATCCGAATTCGTGCCGCTCAAACGTGTTCGGGGACAGTTGACCTTCTTGCCGCCGGACGCCTTGCCGGGCTTGCGCGTCCCGGTCTGCGGCGAGGGCTATGTGGCGCCGTCGCCGCTGGGCGGCGCGGGCCCGATCACGGGGGCGACATACGGCTTCGACGATCCCTCGCCGGAGGTGCGACTGGCCGACCATCAAGCCAATTTGCGGCGTCTGGCCGCCCTGTTGCCCGCCCACGCCGAAGCCTTCGGTGACAACGGACTCGCCAACGAGCGGGCGGCCGAGGCGCTCGGCGGACGCACCGCGTTCCGGGCGCTGCTCCCTGACCGGCTGCCGATGGCGGGGCAATTGCCGGACATGGACGCTATCGAGCCGCAACGACGGCGTCTGACCGGGGGCCATCTGCGAGATCTGCCGCGACTCGACGGCCTCTACGCGAGTTTCGCGTTCGGCTCGCGCGGACTGGTCTTCGCGTCGCTGTGCGCGGAACTCGTCGCCAGTCAGATAACCGGCGAGCCGTGGCCCATCGGCAGCGATCTGGCAGACGCCATCGATCCGGCGCGTTACCTGATGCATGCCCTGCGCAAGGCGTGA
- a CDS encoding 4a-hydroxytetrahydrobiopterin dehydratase, translating into MTTRLSSEERATLAEVLPEWHQVVGRDAIQRSFTFHDFNEAFGFMTQVALKAETMNHHPEWFNVYNRVDITLSTHDADGLTQRDIELATAIDQYAGDRTSG; encoded by the coding sequence ATGACAACACGACTCTCATCCGAGGAACGCGCCACGCTCGCCGAAGTGCTGCCCGAGTGGCACCAGGTGGTCGGACGCGACGCCATCCAGCGCAGTTTCACGTTTCACGACTTCAACGAAGCGTTTGGCTTCATGACGCAGGTCGCACTCAAGGCGGAGACCATGAACCATCACCCGGAGTGGTTCAACGTCTACAACCGCGTGGACATCACGCTATCGACGCACGATGCCGATGGCCTCACGCAGCGCGACATCGAACTGGCAACGGCCATCGACCAGTACGCCGGCGATCGCACGTCGGGCTGA
- a CDS encoding SET domain-containing protein, protein MAAKRRIEVRKSGVHGKGVYAVKRLKKGDRVIQYKGEIISWREALRRHPHDPAHPTHTFYFSLEDGRCIDGKVDGNNARWINHACSPNCEAREEGDRVYIYAMRDIDAGEELFYDYGLVIDARYTKKLKREYACHCGSKACRGTMLAPKR, encoded by the coding sequence ATGGCAGCCAAGCGCAGAATCGAAGTCAGAAAATCAGGCGTCCACGGGAAGGGGGTGTATGCGGTCAAGCGCCTCAAGAAAGGGGACCGCGTGATCCAGTACAAGGGCGAGATCATTTCGTGGCGCGAGGCCTTGCGCCGCCATCCGCATGATCCGGCGCACCCGACGCATACCTTTTATTTCAGCCTGGAAGACGGACGCTGCATCGACGGCAAGGTCGACGGCAACAATGCCCGCTGGATCAACCACGCCTGCTCGCCGAACTGCGAGGCGCGGGAGGAAGGGGATCGCGTCTACATCTATGCGATGCGCGATATCGATGCGGGCGAAGAACTCTTCTATGACTACGGTCTCGTGATCGACGCCCGCTACACCAAAAAACTCAAACGCGAGTACGCCTGTCACTGTGGCAGCAAGGCGTGTCGCGGCACGATGCTCGCGCCGAAGCGCTGA